CCGCCGCCGCCGCCGCGGGAGCCGCGCGGCGCGACCTTGCCCTCGAGCTCGGGCCGCACCAGGTCGATCTTGCCGCGCTCGTCGATGTTGTGCACCTTGACCCTGATGAGGTCGCCCTCCTTGAGGTAGTCCTCGACGCGCTGGACGCGCCCCTCGGCGATCTGGCTGATGTGCAGCAGGCCGTCGGTGCCGGGGAAGAGGGTGACGAAGGCGCCGAAGTCGGTGGTCTTGGCGACCCGGCCGAAGTACTCCTTGCCGACCTCGGCGGTGGCCGTGAGCCCCTCGATCTGTGACTTGACGGAGTTCGCCGCCGCGGAGTCCTCCGAGTAGATCCGCACGGTGCCGTCCTCGAGGACCTCGATCGTGGCGCCCAGTGCCTCGAGCTCGCGGATCTGCTTGCCGCCGGGGCCGATGACCACGCCGATCTTGTCGACGGGGATCTTGACCTGGATGATGCGCGGCGCGCGGGGGGAGAGCTCGGGGCGCGGACCGGGCAGCGCCTCGGCCATCTTGGACAGGATGTGGAGACGGCCGCGCTTCGCCTGCTCTAGCGCCTCGCGCATGATCGCCGGCGTGATGCCGGAGATCTTGATGTCCATCTGCAGCGCCGTCACGCCGTCGGCGGTGCCGGTGACCTTGAAGTCCATGTCGCCGAGGGCGTCCTCGCTGCCGAGGATGTCGGAGAGGATCTTGTACCTGCCGCCCTCCATGACGAGGCCCATCGCGATGCCCGCGACCGGGGCCCTCACGGGGACGCCGGCGTCCATCAGCGAGAGCGAGCCGGCGCAGACCGAGGCCATCGACGAGGAGCCGTTCGACTCCAGCGTCTCCGCCACGACCCTGATCACGTAGGGGAACTCCTCCTGCGAGGGGATCGTGCCGACGAGCGCCCGCCTGGCCAGGTTGCCGTGGCCCAGCTCGCGGCGCGAGGTGCCGCGCAGGCGCTTGACCTCGCCCGTCGAGAACGGCGGGAAGTTGTAGTGGAGCATGAACTCCTCGGTCTGCTCGAGGCCGAGGTCGTCGACCAGCCTGTTGCTGCGGCCCGTGCCGAGCGTCGTCACGCCCAGCACCTGCGTCTCGCCGCGCGTGAAGACGGCCGAGCCGTGCGCCATGGGCAGCACGCCCGTCTCGATCCAGATGGGCCTGATCTCGTCGGGCCGGCGTCCGTCGGTGCGGAGGTCCTCCTCGAGGACCATGCGCCGCAGCTCGGCCTGCTCGGCCTTGTCGAAGGCGGCCTTGAGCTGCTCGACGAGCTCGGCCGCGCCGGGGGCCTCGGGGTCGGGCACGCGGGCGGCTATGAGCCTGTCGCGCAGCGCCTTCACGGCGTCGGCGCGCTCGTGCTTGCCCTTCGTGAGCAGCGCGTCCCTCAGGCCCGCCTCGCGAGCGGCGCGCGTGACCTCCTCGACCAGGGCGTCCTCGAGCTCCACGGCCGGCGTGAACTCGCGCTTCGGCAGGCCGACCTCCTCGCGCATCTCGGCGATGAGGGAGACCACGCGGGCGAGCTCGCGCTGGGCGAACTCGATCGCCCCGACCATCACGTCCTCGGGCAGCTCGTCGGCGGCGGCCTCGACCATCAGCACGGCGTCGGCGCTGGCGGCGACCGTCAGCTCGAGCTGGCTGAGCCCATCGTGGAGGTCCTTCATGCTCGGGTTGAGCACGTAACGGCCGTCCTGGTAGCCCACCGTGCAGCAGGCCGTGGGTCCCGCCCAGGGGATGTCGGAGATCGACAGCGCCGCCGAGGCGCCGATCGCGGCCAGCGGCGCCGGGTCGTTGACCTGGTCGGCCGAGAGGATCGTCGCGATGACCTGGACCTCGTTGCGGAGCTGCTTGGGGAACAGCGGCCTGATCTGCCTGTCGATGAGGCGGGCGTTGAGCGTGGCCTGCGTGCCGGGACGTCCCTCGCGGCGGAGGAACGAGCCCGGGATCTTGCCGACGGCGTAGTGCCGCTCCTCGTACTCCACGGTGAGCGGCAGGAACGGCATGGGCGACGTCGCGTCGCTCATGGCGGCCGTGACGAGGACCAGCGTGTCTCCGCAGCGCACCGTCACGCTGCCGTGGAGCTGCTTGGCGTACTTGCCCGTCTCGATGATCAGCTCGCGGCCACCCAGCTCGGTCCGGTACACCCTGTGGCCCGCTAGTCCGTGTCCTTGTGAGTCCACTCTCTCTCCTTCTGCTCCCGCTCCGCCGCCGCTCCGCGGACCGCGCCGCGGGCGGTCACCGCCGGCCCAACCTCAGGCGGCGAGGCGCGTAGCGCCCCGCCGCCCGGGATCGTGGCGTTCCCCTCGCCCGCGGCGGCCGCGGGGAGGCGTCGTCCGTATGTGACCCCGGCGTTCAGCGCCGCAGGCCCAGACGGCCGATAAGGTCCTTGTAGGCCTCGTAGTCGGTCTTCTCGAGGTACGACAGCAGGCGCTTGCGCTTGCCGACCATCATGAGCAGGCCGCGACGCGAGTGGTGGTCCTTCTTGTGCGTCTGGAGGTGCTGCGAGAGCTCCTCGATGCGCTTGGTCAGCAGCGCGACCTGGACGGCCGTCGAGCCCGTGTCGTTGGCGTCCCTGCCGAAGGCCTTCACGACCTCGGACTTCTGTTCGGCGGTGAGTGGCATCCTCTCTCCTCGTGCGTAAGATCCCTCTCCGGCGCGGATCCAGACCTAGACGTCGATGCCGAGCCAGAGGCGTCCTTCCGGACAACCGTGAGAGTCTAGCACGGGGACGGTCCCTGGGCCGAGGGCCGTGACACCGTCGCTCGCGTCCCGTGGACCGCCGCCGCGAGATCCCGGCGCGTCGCCGCGGCGGGACGGCCCGTCGAGCGTCCGGGACGCCGTGGGGCGCCCTTCAGGGGTGGTCCTCGAACCAGCCGACGATCGCCTCGAGGCGCAGCACGCGCCGGTCGGGGCGCCCGGAGCGCGAGAGCTCGTGGCACTCGCCGGGGAAGCGCAGGAGCTCCACCTCGGCCCGGCCCAGGCGCTTGAGCGCCGCGAAGAGCTGCTCGGCCTGCTCGATGGGGCAGCGCCAGTCCTCCTCCGAGTGGACGAGCAGCAGCGGCGTGCGCACGTTCGCCGCGTTGCGCACGGGGCTCTGCCGCCACAGGGTGTCGAGGTCGGCCCAGGGTCGTCCGCCCAGCTCGCGCTCCACGAACGCCGGGCCGATGTCGGACGTGCCGTACATGCTCGTCCAGTTGCTTATCGAGCGCTGGCTGACGGCGCTGCGGAAGCGGTCGGTGACGCCCACGAGCCAGTTCGTCATGAACCCGCCGTACGAGCCGCCCGTGAGGTGCAGGGGCGCGTCCGTCGCGCCCAGGGTCGCCAGGGCGGCGTCGGCGATGTCGAGCACGTCCCGCGCGTCGTCGCCGCCGTAGTCGCCGAGGACGTGGGCCGCGAACCCGTGGCCCAGGCCGGCGCTCCCGCGCGGGTTGCCGTAGACGACGGCGTAGCCGCGGGAGGCCAGGAGCTGGAACTCGAACATGAACCCGGCGCCGTAGGCCGTGTGGGGACCGCCGTGCACCTCGAGGACCGCGGCGCGGTCGGCGCGGGGCCGGCGCGGCCTCATCACCCAGTAGCGCACCCCGTGGCCGTTGGCCGCGAAGGGCCCCTCGGGCCGGTGCAGGTGCAGCCCGGCACACCACTCGTCGTTGAGCCCGGAGAGGCGCGTCTCGGCGCCCCGCGCGTCGCGGAACCAGAGCTCGCCGGGATGCACCGGCGACTCGGCGACGAACACGGCCGCGCCGCCGCCCAGCGAGGCGAAGGACGTGACCGCCCGCGGCTTGGCGCCGTCCTGCAGGCGCTCGAACGACCCGTCGAGGCCCAGGAGCCCCAGGCCCGTGACGCCGTCCGCGAACGCGTTCACGAGCAGCACCGGCTCGCCGCTCGCCAGGCTCGTCCAGGCCGGCCGGTTCGGGTGCGCGCCGTGGCGCGAGTCGCTCGCCTCGGCGGGGCTGACGTCGAGGTCGCCGGAGACCAGGCGCCTGGCGTTCGGCACGTCGCCGTCGCCGCCGGCGTCGAAGAGGAACACGCCGGTGTGGCTCACCAGGTCGTCGCGGTGCGACGCGGCCACGGCCAGGTAGCGTCCGTCGGGGGAGGGGGAGACGCTCTCGACGCTGCAGAGGCCGGCGGCGACGACGCGCTCACTGCCGCGGCGCAGGTCGACGGCGACGACGTCGGCGCGGAAGTCGGCCTCGGCCCGCTCGTCCCCCGGGCGTATCAGGTAGACGACGTCGGGGTCCGGACCCACCGCGAGCCCGTGGGCGCGCTCGGGGAGGCTCAGCACGAGCCGACCGTCGCCCGCCAGCGTGACGGCGTGCAGGTCGGGGGCTCCGGGCGGGTAGAAGCCCTCGCCGTCGCCGCGGTAGCGCAGGCGCCTCACGCGCAGCGGCAGGCCCTTCTCGGCGCGGTCGTCCTCCTCCTCGCCGCGCGAGAGGTAGAGGAGCTCCTCGCCGGACGGGTGCCAGACGAACTCCTTGACCCCGGCCGCGTGCTCGGTGAGGCGGCGCGGCTCGCCTCCGGAGAGCGGCATCACGTAGAGCTGGGGCGGCTCCTTCTCGGCCCGCACGGACAGGAACGCCAGGTGGCGGCCGTCGGGGCTGAAGCGCGGCGAGAGGTCGCGGTGCTCGGACCGCGTGAAGACCACCCCCTCGCCGAGCGCGGCCCGCGGCCAGCCGTCCTTGCCCCTGCGACCCGGACGCGCCGACGCGGGCAGCGCGAAGAGGTGGACGCGGGCGCGGTAGCGCGGCGGCGCGTCCCCCTCGCCCCGCACGATCTCGGTCACGACCGCGGCGGCGGTGCGGCCGTCTGGCGACACCTGCGGGTCGGAAACGAACCTAAGGCCGTGGAGGTCCTCGGTCTTCAGTCTGCGCGCCATGCTCTCCCCTCAGCTCCCGCGCGCCGCGGCGCGCTCGCGGCCCCTGGCGACGGCGTAGAGCAGGATGCCGGCCGCCACCGAGGCGTTCAGCGAGCCGATGCGGCCCGTCATGGGTATCGTCACGAGTCCGTCACAGCGCTCGGCCACGAGCCGGCGCATGCCGCTGCCCTCAGACCCGATCACCAGGGCGGCGTCGCGGTCCCAGTCGATCAGCTCGGGCGCCACCGCTCCCGGCCCCGACGGGGCGGCGCCGTAGACCCACACGCCGCGCTCCTTGAGCTCGTCGATCGTCCTGGCCAGGTTCTTCACGACGACGACCGGGAGCAGGCTGGTGGCCCCCGCCGACGCCTTGACGACGACGGCGGAGAGCGGCGCGCTGCGGCGCTCCTCGGTGACGACGCCATGGGCGCCGAGG
Above is a genomic segment from Trueperaceae bacterium containing:
- the rpsO gene encoding 30S ribosomal protein S15, producing the protein MPLTAEQKSEVVKAFGRDANDTGSTAVQVALLTKRIEELSQHLQTHKKDHHSRRGLLMMVGKRKRLLSYLEKTDYEAYKDLIGRLGLRR
- the pnp gene encoding polyribonucleotide nucleotidyltransferase, encoding MDSQGHGLAGHRVYRTELGGRELIIETGKYAKQLHGSVTVRCGDTLVLVTAAMSDATSPMPFLPLTVEYEERHYAVGKIPGSFLRREGRPGTQATLNARLIDRQIRPLFPKQLRNEVQVIATILSADQVNDPAPLAAIGASAALSISDIPWAGPTACCTVGYQDGRYVLNPSMKDLHDGLSQLELTVAASADAVLMVEAAADELPEDVMVGAIEFAQRELARVVSLIAEMREEVGLPKREFTPAVELEDALVEEVTRAAREAGLRDALLTKGKHERADAVKALRDRLIAARVPDPEAPGAAELVEQLKAAFDKAEQAELRRMVLEEDLRTDGRRPDEIRPIWIETGVLPMAHGSAVFTRGETQVLGVTTLGTGRSNRLVDDLGLEQTEEFMLHYNFPPFSTGEVKRLRGTSRRELGHGNLARRALVGTIPSQEEFPYVIRVVAETLESNGSSSMASVCAGSLSLMDAGVPVRAPVAGIAMGLVMEGGRYKILSDILGSEDALGDMDFKVTGTADGVTALQMDIKISGITPAIMREALEQAKRGRLHILSKMAEALPGPRPELSPRAPRIIQVKIPVDKIGVVIGPGGKQIRELEALGATIEVLEDGTVRIYSEDSAAANSVKSQIEGLTATAEVGKEYFGRVAKTTDFGAFVTLFPGTDGLLHISQIAEGRVQRVEDYLKEGDLIRVKVHNIDERGKIDLVRPELEGKVAPRGSRGGGGG
- a CDS encoding S9 family peptidase — its product is MARRLKTEDLHGLRFVSDPQVSPDGRTAAAVVTEIVRGEGDAPPRYRARVHLFALPASARPGRRGKDGWPRAALGEGVVFTRSEHRDLSPRFSPDGRHLAFLSVRAEKEPPQLYVMPLSGGEPRRLTEHAAGVKEFVWHPSGEELLYLSRGEEEDDRAEKGLPLRVRRLRYRGDGEGFYPPGAPDLHAVTLAGDGRLVLSLPERAHGLAVGPDPDVVYLIRPGDERAEADFRADVVAVDLRRGSERVVAAGLCSVESVSPSPDGRYLAVAASHRDDLVSHTGVFLFDAGGDGDVPNARRLVSGDLDVSPAEASDSRHGAHPNRPAWTSLASGEPVLLVNAFADGVTGLGLLGLDGSFERLQDGAKPRAVTSFASLGGGAAVFVAESPVHPGELWFRDARGAETRLSGLNDEWCAGLHLHRPEGPFAANGHGVRYWVMRPRRPRADRAAVLEVHGGPHTAYGAGFMFEFQLLASRGYAVVYGNPRGSAGLGHGFAAHVLGDYGGDDARDVLDIADAALATLGATDAPLHLTGGSYGGFMTNWLVGVTDRFRSAVSQRSISNWTSMYGTSDIGPAFVERELGGRPWADLDTLWRQSPVRNAANVRTPLLLVHSEEDWRCPIEQAEQLFAALKRLGRAEVELLRFPGECHELSRSGRPDRRVLRLEAIVGWFEDHP
- the rlmB gene encoding 23S rRNA (guanosine(2251)-2'-O)-methyltransferase RlmB produces the protein MLIYGRNAVLEALRQGQTERVMVARGVHPKLLAELRKEAARVGADVEEVPRVQLDQALRTTQHQGVAAELPEVRTGDLRDAFDLAAARGERPLLVLLDHLTDPRNVGAIVRSAEALGAHGVVTEERRSAPLSAVVVKASAGATSLLPVVVVKNLARTIDELKERGVWVYGAAPSGPGAVAPELIDWDRDAALVIGSEGSGMRRLVAERCDGLVTIPMTGRIGSLNASVAAGILLYAVARGRERAAARGS